In Hydrogenovibrio marinus, a single genomic region encodes these proteins:
- a CDS encoding exonuclease domain-containing protein, giving the protein MNRFSSLKHMLVRQWQQYRLKEFEFDFLFDPVPEDEYVCFDCETTGLNPKKDKILTLSAVKIKGNNVLAGESLDLVVQHSGQIHEDSIKIHQLRHLDVQGGVNWSNGNGHFNERQ; this is encoded by the coding sequence ATGAATCGCTTTAGTTCACTCAAACACATGTTGGTTCGCCAGTGGCAACAATATCGTCTAAAAGAGTTTGAATTCGACTTCTTGTTCGATCCGGTTCCGGAAGATGAATATGTTTGTTTTGATTGTGAAACAACCGGGTTGAACCCCAAAAAAGACAAGATTCTGACGCTCTCAGCAGTCAAAATAAAAGGCAATAATGTACTAGCAGGAGAGTCTTTGGATTTGGTGGTTCAGCATTCCGGGCAGATTCACGAAGATAGTATAAAAATTCACCAACTTAGACATTTGGATGTGCAGGGTGGTGTGAACTGGTCTAATGGAAACGGACACTTCAATGAGAGACAATAG
- the acs gene encoding acetate--CoA ligase, whose amino-acid sequence MSNNIESILHETRVFYPTEAFKAQANVNDKIYADLMKKAEDDHEGFWADLAREKLTWSKPFTVTLDDSKAPFYKWFSDGELNASYNCIDRHLAEKQDKLAIIFETDDGRVEQFTYKDLHDEVSRLANALTAQGIQKGDRVVIYMPMIPQAVFAMQACARIGAIHSVVFGGFSAEALKDRIEDASARMVITANVSVRGGKSIPLKASVDEALEKGGDSIRKVIVYNRTKDVVPMKEGRDISWHDAIAGMSNYHDAVMVNAEDPLFLLYTSGSTGMPKGIQHSTGGYLLNAHITNEWVFDLKDNDVFWCTADVGWITGHTYVAYGPLSVGATIVMFEGVPTYPDAGRFWQVCQDHAVTVFYTAPTAIRALMKFGDDLPKQYDLSKLRLLGTVGEPINPEAWMWYHTIIGREKCPIVDTWWQTETGANMIAPLPGVTPLKPGSCTKPLPGIDAKIVDEEGNPLTHGEGGYLVIDKPWPSMLRTIWNDDERFVDTYFAMFKNKYYVVGDSAHLDNDGNYWIMGRIDDVLNVSGHRLGTMEIESALVSHENVAEAAVVGKPHDVKGESVFAFVVLNIDIPDGEARSELIQTLRNHVSKEIGPIAKPDDIRFGSNLPKTRSGKIMRRLLRSIAKGEEITSDTSTLEDPTILDQFMQHK is encoded by the coding sequence ATGTCCAACAATATTGAATCCATTTTGCATGAAACACGTGTGTTCTATCCAACTGAAGCATTTAAGGCTCAAGCTAATGTGAACGATAAAATTTATGCAGACTTGATGAAAAAAGCAGAGGACGATCACGAAGGTTTCTGGGCAGATTTAGCCAGAGAAAAATTAACTTGGTCAAAGCCTTTTACTGTTACGTTGGATGATTCAAAAGCACCTTTCTATAAATGGTTCTCCGACGGTGAGCTAAATGCTTCTTATAACTGTATTGATCGACATTTGGCAGAAAAGCAAGACAAGTTGGCGATTATCTTTGAAACAGATGACGGACGTGTCGAACAGTTTACCTATAAAGATTTACATGATGAAGTGAGCCGTTTGGCAAACGCTTTGACCGCGCAAGGCATCCAAAAAGGTGACCGCGTTGTTATTTATATGCCAATGATTCCTCAAGCGGTATTTGCGATGCAAGCCTGTGCTCGTATTGGCGCGATTCACTCAGTGGTATTTGGAGGTTTCTCGGCAGAAGCTTTAAAAGATCGTATTGAAGATGCTTCTGCTCGCATGGTTATTACTGCGAACGTGAGTGTTCGTGGTGGTAAGTCGATTCCTCTTAAAGCATCTGTTGATGAAGCTTTGGAGAAAGGCGGGGATTCTATTCGCAAAGTCATTGTCTATAACCGCACCAAAGATGTTGTTCCGATGAAAGAAGGGCGTGATATCTCTTGGCATGACGCGATTGCTGGTATGAGCAACTATCATGATGCAGTGATGGTGAATGCTGAAGATCCTTTGTTCCTTCTTTATACATCTGGTTCGACAGGAATGCCAAAAGGGATTCAACACAGCACAGGTGGCTACTTGTTGAATGCTCACATCACTAATGAGTGGGTGTTTGACCTTAAAGATAATGACGTTTTCTGGTGTACGGCTGATGTTGGCTGGATTACAGGTCACACTTACGTTGCTTACGGACCACTATCGGTTGGTGCGACGATTGTTATGTTTGAAGGGGTGCCTACGTATCCTGACGCGGGACGCTTTTGGCAAGTTTGCCAAGATCACGCGGTAACCGTTTTCTATACGGCCCCTACCGCTATTCGCGCATTGATGAAATTCGGTGACGACTTACCTAAACAATACGACTTATCTAAACTACGCTTGTTGGGGACGGTAGGGGAACCTATCAACCCTGAAGCTTGGATGTGGTATCACACGATTATCGGTCGTGAGAAATGTCCGATTGTGGATACTTGGTGGCAAACTGAAACAGGCGCGAACATGATTGCACCGCTTCCAGGGGTAACACCATTAAAACCAGGTTCATGTACCAAGCCGCTTCCGGGGATCGATGCTAAGATTGTTGATGAAGAGGGTAATCCTTTGACTCACGGTGAAGGGGGGTATTTGGTTATTGATAAGCCTTGGCCTTCGATGTTGAGAACCATCTGGAATGATGATGAGCGTTTTGTCGACACCTATTTCGCAATGTTTAAAAACAAATATTATGTTGTTGGTGACAGTGCTCATTTGGACAATGACGGTAACTACTGGATCATGGGGCGTATCGACGATGTTTTGAACGTTTCCGGACACAGACTGGGAACCATGGAAATTGAGTCGGCATTGGTTTCTCACGAAAACGTTGCTGAAGCAGCAGTTGTTGGTAAGCCTCACGATGTGAAAGGGGAGTCGGTATTCGCATTTGTCGTCTTGAATATTGATATTCCAGATGGTGAAGCCCGTAGTGAACTAATCCAAACACTCAGAAATCATGTATCAAAAGAAATTGGACCGATTGCGAAACCGGATGATATTCGTTTCGGGTCCAACCTTCCAAAAACACGCTCTGGAAAAATCATGCGTCGTTTATTAAGAAGCATCGCGAAAGGTGAAGAAATCACTTCCGATACTTCAACGCTTGAAGACCCAACGATTCTGGATCAATTCATGCAGCACAAATAA
- a CDS encoding putative nucleotidyltransferase substrate binding domain-containing protein, which produces MNNSPVVNLLQQLEPFSNLSEDSLQKMSSTMDVVYFPQGSKFNIQFSENPEENASLYFVIKGRIAEFDDEGRQMALYLHHTFFGESVLLKKVKQSHYEVREEAIAYRLRGDDFMEWVKLPELANYFFNSITDKLEQMHKNRQMASSSEALMGLVIDAPIKTLNVLSSNATVKEAIDQMAVTQVDACLVDSDEGGQQAEQSTTDVMNTYSIVTAMDLLRAISSESDALNQLVSSFAHAPVISVHHHDYLFNALLKMTRYYVNRLVIRDDHGPIAMLYQKDLMGHFATQSGLGVLTLESVSSLGEIEKVLQQVDDLIVNLNTRGVKTHYIAKLATEVYRKVFQKVFELLSPDAALQSGCFIVMGSEGRAEQVMKTDQDNAFILPDIDVETLRAIRPFAERMTETLIQLGFPKCPGNVMVCNPMWFQPVTEFKKQLKFWMDAQDEASFMNLSIFIDAEAVFGDETLLDDCKQLVFDWASTYPQFLRHFAKPVLQFETPVNFFGRLVLEKQDQQDLLDLKKGGIFAIVHGVRCLALEFGITQTNTHWRIKALMEKGFFSEEFGYELGETLNFFNTLRLENMISLKQAGVGEQAFANKQNKIQVTHLSTLQQDLLKDAFDVVKRFKKMLNQHYKLDALL; this is translated from the coding sequence ATGAATAATAGCCCAGTCGTGAACTTACTCCAGCAGTTAGAACCGTTTTCTAACCTGTCTGAAGATTCACTGCAGAAAATGTCATCCACGATGGATGTGGTTTATTTCCCTCAGGGTTCGAAATTCAATATTCAATTCAGTGAGAATCCTGAGGAAAACGCATCACTCTATTTCGTTATCAAAGGGCGCATTGCCGAGTTTGATGATGAAGGCCGTCAAATGGCTTTATACCTTCACCATACCTTTTTTGGCGAATCTGTTTTGCTAAAAAAGGTCAAGCAAAGTCATTATGAAGTCAGAGAAGAAGCAATCGCTTATCGACTTCGTGGTGATGATTTTATGGAATGGGTCAAACTACCCGAATTAGCCAACTACTTCTTTAACTCCATTACCGATAAGCTTGAGCAGATGCATAAAAACAGGCAGATGGCATCTTCAAGTGAAGCCTTGATGGGGTTGGTGATTGATGCACCAATCAAAACGCTGAATGTTCTTTCGTCAAATGCTACGGTCAAAGAAGCCATAGATCAAATGGCTGTTACGCAGGTCGATGCCTGCTTGGTAGACAGTGACGAGGGAGGTCAACAAGCAGAGCAATCGACGACCGATGTAATGAATACATACAGTATTGTTACGGCGATGGATTTGCTTCGCGCAATCTCCAGTGAGTCCGATGCTCTTAATCAATTGGTATCGAGCTTTGCACATGCCCCTGTTATCAGCGTGCATCATCATGATTATTTATTTAATGCACTCTTGAAAATGACGCGTTACTACGTGAATCGATTGGTGATTAGAGATGATCATGGTCCTATCGCAATGCTTTATCAAAAAGACCTAATGGGGCATTTTGCAACGCAGTCCGGTCTTGGGGTTTTGACCCTGGAAAGCGTTTCCAGTCTGGGAGAAATTGAGAAAGTATTGCAGCAGGTAGATGATCTGATTGTGAACTTGAATACCCGCGGCGTCAAAACACATTACATTGCAAAACTGGCGACAGAGGTTTATCGCAAAGTTTTTCAAAAGGTGTTTGAACTCTTGTCTCCCGATGCCGCTCTGCAATCCGGTTGTTTTATTGTCATGGGAAGTGAAGGGCGAGCTGAGCAGGTGATGAAAACCGACCAGGATAATGCATTTATTTTGCCCGATATTGATGTTGAAACACTAAGAGCAATCAGACCCTTCGCTGAACGCATGACCGAGACACTGATACAGCTGGGTTTTCCAAAGTGCCCTGGGAATGTGATGGTTTGCAACCCTATGTGGTTTCAACCTGTTACTGAGTTCAAAAAACAGCTTAAATTCTGGATGGACGCGCAGGATGAAGCCAGCTTTATGAATTTGTCGATTTTTATTGATGCAGAGGCTGTCTTTGGAGATGAAACACTTTTGGATGACTGCAAGCAATTGGTCTTTGATTGGGCAAGCACTTACCCTCAATTTTTGAGGCACTTCGCAAAGCCCGTGCTCCAGTTTGAAACGCCGGTCAATTTCTTTGGGCGTTTGGTCTTGGAAAAGCAAGATCAACAGGATTTGCTGGATTTGAAAAAGGGCGGGATCTTCGCCATCGTTCATGGTGTTCGTTGTTTGGCGCTGGAATTCGGTATTACTCAAACCAATACACACTGGCGAATTAAAGCCCTTATGGAAAAAGGCTTTTTTTCGGAAGAGTTCGGTTATGAGCTGGGAGAAACGCTGAACTTCTTTAATACTTTGCGATTGGAAAATATGATCTCCTTGAAGCAAGCAGGCGTTGGTGAACAGGCATTTGCAAATAAACAAAATAAAATACAAGTTACGCACTTATCCACGCTTCAGCAGGATCTGCTGAAAGATGCTTTTGATGTTGTGAAGCGTTTCAAGAAAATGCTGAATCAACACTATAAATTGGATGCGTTGCTTTAA
- a CDS encoding IS3 family transposase (programmed frameshift) — translation MNQKRVYKTYTKEFKQEAVALVTEQGYSVAEAAQALGVNPNLLYKWKDKLEAQTNGAALSDNEREELKKLRAENKRLRMEKDILKKASGLLRPRNALGFEFIHTLAQEGYSVKLSCKVMSFSRSGYYDWIKRPKAIITEEQLRLYRRAKALFIASRNSLGSRELMKRLRKEGFKVGRHKVIKLMEILNLKVEQRVAFKVTTKRDPSHAVADNLVNMDFNPTGMNQVWAGDITYLKTAQGWLYLSVVMDLYSRRIIGWSISPRMTTELVLESLKQAYWLRKPPKGVIFHSDRGSQYTSDAFRAQLKQFKIRASMGDVGACWDNAVVERFFGSLKHDWLLKVHQPNHEHMIDDVKAYMRYYNLERLHTSNGDMSPIEYENYKRDVSEIA, via the exons ATGAATCAGAAGCGAGTTTATAAAACTTACACCAAAGAATTTAAACAAGAAGCGGTCGCGCTTGTCACTGAACAAGGTTATAGCGTTGCTGAAGCGGCGCAAGCGCTAGGCGTTAATCCAAACTTGCTTTACAAGTGGAAAGACAAGCTTGAAGCGCAAACCAATGGTGCGGCCTTAAGCGATAATGAGCGTGAAGAACTCAAAAAGCTGCGAGCTGAAAACAAGCGGCTTCGAATGGAAAAAGACATTTTAAAAAAGGCCTCAG GCCTTCTTCGCCCGAGAAATGCACTAGGATTTGAGTTTATCCATACGTTGGCGCAAGAAGGCTACTCGGTTAAATTAAGCTGTAAGGTGATGAGTTTTAGCCGCTCCGGCTATTACGATTGGATCAAGCGTCCCAAGGCTATTATTACCGAAGAACAACTGCGACTGTATCGGCGAGCTAAAGCCCTTTTTATAGCCAGTCGAAACAGTCTCGGTTCACGAGAACTGATGAAGCGATTACGTAAAGAAGGCTTTAAGGTTGGGCGCCACAAAGTCATCAAGTTAATGGAAATCTTAAACCTAAAGGTTGAACAGCGTGTTGCATTCAAAGTCACCACAAAACGGGACCCAAGCCACGCTGTGGCAGATAACCTTGTGAACATGGACTTTAACCCCACAGGCATGAATCAAGTGTGGGCCGGTGATATCACCTATTTAAAAACCGCACAGGGTTGGCTATACCTGAGCGTGGTGATGGACTTGTACTCACGCCGGATTATCGGTTGGTCAATCAGCCCGCGCATGACCACCGAACTCGTGCTTGAGTCGCTCAAGCAAGCCTACTGGCTTAGAAAGCCGCCCAAAGGGGTGATCTTCCATAGTGATCGTGGATCACAATACACCAGTGACGCATTTAGAGCGCAGCTGAAACAATTCAAAATCCGAGCCTCAATGGGCGATGTTGGCGCGTGTTGGGATAATGCCGTGGTTGAAAGGTTCTTTGGCAGTTTAAAGCATGACTGGCTGCTCAAAGTACATCAACCTAACCATGAGCATATGATTGACGATGTGAAAGCGTATATGCGTTATTACAACTTAGAAAGGCTTCATACAAGCAATGGTGACATGAGTCCTATTGAATATGAAAATTATAAACGTGATGTGTCCGAAATTGCTTGA
- a CDS encoding DUF485 domain-containing protein, producing MEQSKIEKIKSLPQYHQLVKERSSLAWKLSIAMLVVYYGYILLLAFDPAFFTQIVSGQYVSIGFPVGVGIIIFAFLLTGYYVKKANSDFDELTAQIKKEAE from the coding sequence ATGGAACAGTCGAAGATAGAGAAGATTAAAAGTCTTCCGCAATATCACCAACTGGTGAAAGAACGTTCTAGCTTAGCTTGGAAACTTTCCATTGCCATGCTGGTTGTCTATTATGGTTACATTCTGTTATTGGCATTCGATCCTGCGTTCTTTACGCAAATCGTTAGTGGTCAATACGTTTCTATTGGTTTTCCAGTAGGTGTGGGAATCATTATTTTTGCCTTTTTATTGACAGGCTACTACGTCAAGAAAGCGAACAGCGATTTTGATGAATTAACTGCTCAAATCAAGAAAGAGGCGGAGTAA
- the dnaE gene encoding DNA polymerase III subunit alpha: MSQFVHLHVHSEYSVVDATLRVKRAVALAKQHQQPAMALTDQRNMFALVKFYTAAMGEGIKPIIGADIEVEAEDGNVFKVVCLCQNEQGYLNLSHLISMGYLKNQKLIDNDMKALVKQEWLQDRNEGLIILSGGVHGDVGQALLAEKPNLAATRTTWWQKYFPDRFYLELTRTGRPQEEQYVALAVEVAHRYDLPVVATNDVCFESPDDFDAHEVRVCIHDGNVLDDPNRPKRYSEQQYFRSTEEMVALFQDVPEAIENTVEIAKRCNVDLTLGTYFLPDFPVPEGMTMDEYFIQSSQQGLEERLQFLFGYLSADEFKEKRKEYDERLKFELDIILQMGFPGYFFIVADFIQWGKNHQVPVGPGRGSGAGSLVAYALKITDLDPLEYDLLFERFLNPERVSMPDFDVDFCMDRRDEVIDYVSRQYGQDHVSQIVTFGTMAAKAVVRDVGRVLGLGYGMVDGIAKLIPNDLGIKLAAALEQEEMLQARYDEEEDVQQLLDLALKLEGTVRNTGKHAGGVVIGPKPLDEFCPVLCEPDGSSVVTQLDKNDVETAGLVKFDFLGLRTLTIIDWALQSINEGKQKGDEGFVEIERIPLDDMATFDLIKTGRTTGVFQLESSGMQNLIVRLRPDCFEDIIALVALFRPGPLESGMVDNFIARKHGREQVSYPDAQYQHMSLQPILEPTYGVILYQEQVMQIAQVLAGYTLGGADMLRRAMGKKKPEEMAKQRSVFEEGAIKNGVDGNLAMKIFDLVEKFAGYGFNKSHSAAYALVSYQSAWLKTHYPAEFMAAQISSDMDNTDKVVHMVNECYQMGLEIDAPDVNLGQIHFKAVKGEKRLRYGLGAIKGVGESALEGMIQEREQNGPFKDLFDFCMRVNKKVNKRVIEALVFSGAFDSLHGNRNAMLESIGIALQKAEQKQKDEEAGQTDLFGDSAAFESENASELVKVNELPEKQRLKAEKDVLGLYLSGHPIAAYREELSKLVDANLADLKPEKWAKKWVAGLIVESRAKVTKSGSKMGFVSLDDQTARLEVVLRPAVFESSREILEPDNIVMVYGEISEDTFNGGIKLDAEQVVTLAESRIEKARAIKVLAHKPLNVAEIHELQSIMLPSRSEQGLPLVVDYQNGNAKAQLISQEGFIYYPDDALLEALKSNGWQAEIVL; the protein is encoded by the coding sequence ATGTCTCAATTTGTCCACCTACACGTTCACTCCGAATACTCTGTTGTTGATGCAACCTTAAGGGTCAAAAGAGCTGTTGCGCTCGCGAAGCAACACCAACAGCCTGCTATGGCATTGACCGATCAGCGCAATATGTTTGCCTTGGTCAAGTTCTATACGGCCGCGATGGGTGAAGGTATCAAGCCTATTATCGGTGCAGATATTGAGGTGGAAGCTGAAGATGGCAATGTTTTTAAGGTAGTTTGCCTTTGTCAGAATGAGCAGGGATATCTCAATTTATCGCATCTGATTTCGATGGGATACCTCAAGAATCAGAAGCTGATAGACAATGATATGAAAGCGCTGGTGAAGCAAGAGTGGCTTCAGGACCGAAACGAAGGCCTTATCATTTTGTCAGGTGGTGTGCATGGCGATGTTGGCCAAGCCTTGTTGGCGGAAAAACCCAACTTGGCTGCAACCCGAACCACTTGGTGGCAAAAGTATTTTCCGGATAGATTTTATCTTGAGTTGACGAGAACGGGGCGACCTCAAGAGGAGCAATATGTTGCATTAGCGGTGGAAGTTGCCCATCGCTATGACTTACCTGTTGTTGCAACCAATGATGTGTGTTTTGAGTCACCGGATGATTTTGATGCGCATGAAGTTAGGGTTTGTATCCATGACGGCAATGTTTTGGATGATCCTAACCGACCTAAACGTTATTCCGAACAGCAATATTTTCGTAGTACCGAAGAAATGGTTGCTCTGTTTCAAGATGTTCCCGAAGCCATCGAAAACACGGTTGAAATTGCCAAGCGCTGCAATGTCGACTTGACCCTGGGCACCTATTTCCTACCAGACTTTCCTGTGCCAGAAGGTATGACTATGGATGAGTACTTCATCCAGTCTTCACAACAAGGCTTGGAAGAACGTCTGCAATTTTTGTTCGGTTATCTTTCTGCAGACGAATTCAAAGAAAAACGTAAAGAGTACGATGAGCGTCTTAAATTTGAGTTAGACATTATTTTACAAATGGGGTTCCCGGGCTATTTCTTTATCGTTGCCGACTTTATTCAATGGGGTAAAAATCACCAAGTACCTGTAGGGCCAGGGCGGGGTTCCGGTGCAGGTTCTTTGGTAGCCTATGCCCTGAAAATCACTGATCTTGACCCGCTTGAATACGACCTGCTTTTCGAACGTTTTCTTAACCCTGAACGTGTTTCGATGCCTGACTTCGACGTCGACTTCTGTATGGATCGTCGTGATGAGGTCATCGACTATGTATCCCGACAGTATGGGCAAGACCATGTCTCGCAAATTGTTACTTTCGGTACCATGGCAGCAAAAGCCGTTGTGCGGGATGTTGGGCGTGTACTAGGATTAGGTTATGGGATGGTGGACGGTATCGCTAAGTTGATACCGAACGACCTGGGTATCAAACTAGCGGCAGCACTTGAGCAGGAAGAGATGCTTCAAGCTCGTTATGATGAAGAAGAAGACGTTCAGCAGTTGCTTGATCTAGCACTGAAACTTGAAGGGACAGTTCGTAACACCGGTAAACATGCTGGTGGGGTGGTTATCGGACCAAAACCATTGGACGAGTTTTGTCCCGTTTTGTGTGAACCTGATGGTTCGAGTGTTGTTACTCAGCTCGATAAGAACGACGTTGAAACAGCTGGGCTTGTTAAATTCGACTTCTTGGGTTTGAGAACCCTCACCATCATCGATTGGGCATTGCAATCCATCAATGAAGGCAAGCAGAAAGGCGATGAAGGCTTTGTTGAAATAGAGCGAATTCCGCTTGATGATATGGCAACTTTTGACCTTATCAAAACCGGGCGAACCACTGGGGTCTTCCAGTTGGAGTCTTCCGGGATGCAGAACCTTATCGTCCGCCTGAGACCAGACTGTTTCGAAGATATTATCGCTTTGGTGGCATTGTTTCGCCCTGGTCCGTTGGAGTCGGGGATGGTTGATAACTTCATCGCGCGTAAGCATGGTAGAGAGCAGGTTTCTTACCCGGATGCGCAGTATCAACACATGTCTCTTCAGCCAATTCTTGAACCGACTTATGGGGTTATCCTTTATCAGGAGCAAGTCATGCAGATTGCTCAGGTATTGGCTGGCTACACGCTCGGTGGCGCCGATATGCTTCGTCGTGCCATGGGTAAAAAGAAACCTGAAGAAATGGCAAAACAGCGTTCCGTCTTTGAAGAAGGTGCGATCAAGAATGGTGTCGACGGCAATCTTGCAATGAAGATCTTTGACTTGGTGGAGAAATTCGCCGGGTACGGGTTCAACAAATCTCACTCCGCTGCTTATGCCTTGGTTTCTTATCAGTCCGCATGGCTGAAAACACATTATCCTGCCGAGTTCATGGCAGCACAGATTTCTTCCGATATGGATAACACTGACAAAGTGGTTCATATGGTGAATGAGTGTTACCAAATGGGTTTAGAAATTGATGCGCCGGATGTCAATTTGGGGCAGATTCATTTCAAAGCGGTTAAGGGTGAGAAAAGACTGCGCTATGGTTTGGGAGCCATCAAAGGTGTTGGTGAGTCCGCACTTGAAGGAATGATTCAAGAAAGAGAGCAAAACGGCCCTTTCAAAGATTTATTCGACTTCTGTATGCGAGTGAATAAAAAGGTCAACAAGCGTGTTATTGAGGCCTTGGTGTTTTCAGGCGCATTTGACAGCTTGCACGGCAATAGAAATGCGATGTTGGAATCTATTGGCATTGCATTGCAAAAAGCTGAACAAAAGCAAAAAGACGAAGAGGCAGGACAAACGGATCTCTTTGGGGATAGTGCGGCTTTTGAAAGTGAAAATGCTTCTGAGTTGGTCAAAGTAAATGAACTGCCTGAGAAACAGCGTTTAAAAGCAGAAAAAGATGTTTTGGGACTTTACCTCTCCGGGCATCCCATTGCTGCCTATCGTGAAGAGCTTTCCAAACTGGTGGATGCCAACCTGGCAGATTTAAAGCCTGAAAAATGGGCGAAAAAATGGGTGGCAGGTTTGATTGTCGAATCACGTGCCAAGGTGACGAAAAGCGGTAGCAAGATGGGTTTCGTGTCTTTGGATGACCAAACTGCTCGATTGGAAGTGGTGTTGAGACCTGCCGTTTTTGAGTCCAGCAGAGAGATTCTCGAACCTGACAATATTGTCATGGTGTATGGAGAGATTTCTGAGGATACCTTTAATGGTGGCATCAAGTTGGATGCCGAGCAAGTCGTTACACTGGCAGAATCTCGAATTGAAAAAGCCAGAGCGATTAAAGTACTTGCCCATAAGCCGCTGAATGTTGCCGAAATTCATGAATTACAAAGTATTATGTTGCCGTCTCGGTCGGAACAAGGCTTGCCGTTGGTGGTGGATTACCAGAACGGAAATGCCAAGGCTCAGCTGATCAGTCAAGAGGGTTTTATCTATTACCCGGATGATGCTCTATTGGAGGCACTAAAATCTAACGGTTGGCAGGCGGAAATCGTACTTTAA
- a CDS encoding cation acetate symporter: MTMNLLKNILSLAALLLVPTIAFAAGDMQTDGTKSETNFSAIAMFVIFVGLTLYITYWAAKRTKSAKDFYAAGGGITGLQNGLAIAGDYMSAASFLGITGMVYLKGYDGLIFAIGFLVGWPIILFLMSERLRNLGKYTFTDVAAYRFQQKPIRILAAFGGVAVVILYLIAQMVGAGKLIELLFGLDFSYAVVMVGVLIIAYVSFGGMLATTWVQIIKAVLLLGGATFIALMVMVNMGFSFETLFKTAVDNRGGNMNILFSGGFVSDPVNAISLGIALMFGTAGLPHILMRFFTVPDAKEARKSVFYATGFIGYFYILAFIIGFGAIALVTADMYMHAGKLIGGNNMAAIHLSHVLGGDAFLGFISAVAFATILAVVSGLTLAGASAISHDIYANVINPNATEEQETRVAKRATFVIGALAIIFGIGFKDQNIAFVVALAFTIAASANFPVLIMSMFWGNMTTRGAVIGGWLGLISAVVMVVLGPVVWTQILHMGEAIVPYKFPALFTVAIAFIGIWFFSITDKSERARTDKEGFEAQFIRAQTGIGAEGASSH; encoded by the coding sequence ATGACAATGAATCTTTTGAAAAATATTCTTAGTTTGGCTGCACTTTTGTTAGTGCCAACCATCGCTTTCGCTGCTGGTGATATGCAAACAGACGGCACCAAGTCTGAAACAAACTTCTCGGCAATCGCAATGTTTGTGATTTTTGTTGGTTTGACACTTTACATCACTTACTGGGCGGCAAAACGTACTAAATCTGCAAAAGATTTCTACGCTGCAGGCGGTGGAATTACTGGTCTTCAAAACGGTTTGGCGATTGCCGGTGATTATATGTCGGCTGCGTCTTTCCTGGGGATTACTGGTATGGTTTACCTAAAAGGTTACGATGGTTTGATCTTCGCTATCGGTTTCCTTGTGGGTTGGCCGATCATCCTTTTCTTGATGTCTGAACGTTTAAGAAACCTCGGAAAATATACCTTTACTGACGTTGCGGCGTATCGTTTCCAGCAAAAACCAATCCGTATTCTTGCGGCATTCGGTGGGGTAGCCGTTGTTATCCTTTACTTGATCGCGCAAATGGTTGGTGCGGGTAAACTGATTGAACTATTGTTCGGGTTGGACTTCTCTTACGCTGTTGTTATGGTTGGCGTCCTAATCATCGCTTATGTTTCTTTCGGTGGTATGTTGGCAACAACATGGGTACAAATCATCAAAGCGGTTCTATTGCTTGGTGGTGCGACATTTATTGCATTGATGGTAATGGTAAACATGGGCTTCAGCTTTGAAACTCTGTTTAAAACAGCGGTTGATAATCGTGGTGGTAACATGAATATCCTGTTCTCAGGTGGATTCGTTTCTGATCCTGTTAACGCAATTTCATTGGGTATTGCCTTGATGTTCGGTACAGCAGGTCTACCACATATCCTAATGCGATTTTTCACAGTACCTGATGCAAAAGAAGCACGTAAGTCTGTATTCTATGCAACGGGTTTCATCGGTTACTTCTACATTCTTGCGTTTATTATCGGTTTCGGTGCGATTGCATTGGTAACAGCTGATATGTACATGCATGCAGGTAAGCTGATTGGTGGTAACAACATGGCGGCTATCCACTTGTCTCACGTATTGGGTGGTGATGCGTTCCTAGGCTTCATTTCTGCGGTTGCTTTTGCAACAATCTTGGCGGTTGTATCTGGTCTGACATTGGCTGGTGCATCGGCAATTTCGCATGACATCTATGCAAACGTTATCAACCCTAATGCAACTGAAGAACAAGAAACAAGAGTAGCGAAAAGAGCCACTTTTGTTATCGGTGCTTTGGCGATTATTTTCGGTATCGGATTTAAAGATCAAAACATCGCTTTCGTTGTAGCACTTGCATTTACTATTGCTGCGTCAGCAAACTTCCCAGTATTGATTATGTCAATGTTCTGGGGGAATATGACAACTCGTGGTGCGGTAATCGGTGGATGGTTAGGTCTAATCTCTGCGGTGGTTATGGTTGTTCTTGGGCCTGTTGTATGGACACAAATCCTACACATGGGTGAAGCGATCGTACCTTACAAGTTCCCAGCGCTATTCACGGTTGCTATTGCATTTATCGGTATTTGGTTCTTCTCTATTACTGATAAATCAGAAAGAGCGCGTACTGATAAAGAAGGGTTTGAAGCGCAATTTATTCGTGCTCAAACTGGTATTGGTGCTGAAGGCGCTTCGAGTCACTAA